GTTCCCGGTCGTGCCCTTCGTCGGTGTGCTGCTGTTCGTGCTGGTCGTGTGGCGCGCCCCCGTGCCGGCCATGCTGGCCGCGAGCGTGGCTGCGCTGATCGGGTCGAGCGTCTGGTACGCCGTGCCGTACCTGCCGCCCGCTGCCAAGCTGGACAACCTCGCCTACCGCACCACCGCGTTCGCGTTCCCCCTGATCACCTTCGGGATCATGTGCGGGGCCATCTGGGCGGAGGAGGCCTGGGGCCGCTACTGGGGCTGGGACCCCAAGGAGACCGGCTCGTTCGTCACGTGGGTCCTCTACGCGTCCTACCTGCACGCCCGGTCGACCTACGGTTGGCGCGGTCGCCGCGCCGCCTGGGTCGGCGTGACGGCCTTCACCGCGCTGCTGATCACGTACTACGCGGTGAACCTGTTCGTGGTGGGCCTGCACAGCTACGCCGGCGTCTGATCGCCTCGGGCGGGGCGTGCCGGATCGCCGGTCCGGCGGACCCGTGACACTGTCCGGAAACAGACCCTTTACAGATCCCGACATCTGTCGGTAGGGTTCTCGTCACCGGAGGGGTCGTGGGGCCGCGAGGTGATGCCCCACCCAAGACAGGGTTGACCCGCGACCAGCACGACGAGGTGATGGTCAGCGGCCCCCGAGCCGAGCGACCCCCCCACCGACACCGCCGGGACGAGCGATCGTCCCGGCGGTGTTGGTCTTTTCCGGCGGTCTTGGTCTTTCCGGCGGTGGTGCGCTGCTGGGCTCACCCGGCAGCGGCGCGTCAGTCCTCGTCGGCGTCGGCGTCGTTGTCGGCGTCGGCGTCTTCGCTGGTGTCGGCGTCGTCCTCGTCGTCGTCCATCAGCAGGTGGGCCGGGACGTCGGGGACCGCCGAGGCCAGCGAGGACCGGGGCACGGCCCGCACGCCGCAGTCCGGGCAGTCATCGCGCCATTCCGGCACCTCGCGACGGCACTGGGGACACGACATCAGGCCGAGGTCCACGATCAGCCCCGTGGCACCCGGCAGCTGCTCGTCGGCCTTCTTCGGATCGTTGGTGACAAAGCCCATGTCGACAGCGTAGCGGCGGGCCCGTGCGGACCGCCTCGGCGTGATGGCCGGGCGAGGTCACCGAACGTGGTCCTGAACAACAATCAGCTGCAGGAAGGAGTTCGGGGGGTGCATGTCGAACCGGGCAGACACGACCGACCCTCCAGGAGGACCTCGAGCCACCATGCGTGCACGACTGACCACCATCATCGCCCTCTTCGCGATCGCCGCGCTGGCCCTGCCGGCCAGCGCGACCCCCCAGCCCGGCGAACCCGGCTTCGAGCCGACGCTGCGCACCGAGCAGACGTACTTCCACTGCGCCAGCCCGGTGAAGGTGCAGAACGTCGACGCCATCCAGGGCAACACGCCGTCCTGGGACACCACGGCCCCGACCACGTCGTTCACCGCGGGCGGTGGCTGCGGCTTCTACGACAACATCCTGTCCGGCACCGCCCTGAACGGCCCGACCAACTCTGCGATCTGGACCGGCACGTTCACGGGCAACCTGGACAGCATCGGCGTCGAGCTGCACCGCCTGCTCGCCGGCGCCGGTGGCTCGGTCACCTTCCCGGCGCTGGTCATGACGCTGACCGTCGACGGCAACGTCCTCTACGACGGTGACGTCGACGGCTTCATGTGGATCGAGAGCAGCACCGGTGCCTCGGAGTCCGCCACCATGACGTTCACCGACCTCGGTTTCCTGACCGAGCACGGCGACGGCACCATCGAGCGCACGATCACCCTGCAGGTCGACTCCTACAACGAGGCGCAGACCGCTTGGGTCTTCGACGCAAGCGAGGTACCTGCCGGCCTGACCTTCAACCCGGAGGACGCGACCTTCCCGACGGTCAAGGCCTGACACCCTCCCGGGGCAGCGCAGCCGTGCTGCCCCGGATACAGTCTCCACGCGACGGCCGCCCGACCCACTCGGTGCGGTCGTCGCGCTTCTCGGGGTCGGTGGGCCCGGCCGCGCTCAGCGGTGCAGGGCAGCCGGGGTCAGCACGCCCTCGCCCGCCCTGGCCATGACGTGCACCTCGTCGGGCCTCGTCGGCATCGCCTGGAGGATCCGGTCGCGCCACACGCCACCGTCGACCCCCGACGCCCAGTGGCAGGACGCCGCCGCCACCGGATGGGCGCCGTCGACGCCGAGCACGTCGACGACGTCCTCGCCCGGTCCGCCCCACCACTCACCGCACGACACCCCGGTCTGCTCGGCCATCCAGTCGGCCGCGACACCGGTCCACGCCGCAGCCTGTGAGGCAGCGATGCGGTCGGCCTTGCGTCGCAGCACCGCCGCACCCCGCCCGAGCTCGAAGGCGTCACGGTGGGGGAGGACCACACCGAGCCAGAGCCGCAGGAACGGGTCGCGTACCCGGTAGCGGACCCTGCGGGTGCGGCGGGGGTCCTCGCCGGCCGGGGTGATGCGGTCCAGCAGCCCGAGGCGCTCCAGGCTGGTCAGCGCCTCGCTGGTGGTCGCGGGGGCAAGGCCCGCCCGGTCCCGGATGGTGGTGAAGGTGGAGGCATCGAGGGCGACGAGCTCGAGCACCCGAGCAGCCGCCGAGCCGGGGGTCAGCTCCTGCAGGACGACGGTGCCCTCGTCGCCGAGCGGCGCGCCGGGCCCGTCCAACAGCTCGGCCAGGTTGGTCGCGGCGTCGTGGCGGGGATCCCACAGCGCCAGGTACCGCGGCATGCCCCCGAGGGTCACGAAGGCCTCCATCCACACGTCCGGGTCGTCCCCGCCGACCAGAAGCGGCGCGTGGCGCCACGAGAACGGTCCGAGCCGCAGGTGCATGTCGGGACGGCCGAAGAGCGGGGCGTCGGTGGAGACCAGCTCCTCCATCAGGCCCACGTGGCTGCCGGCGAGGATGATCGACAGCTGTGACTCGCCGCGGTGGTCCCACCGTGCCTGCAGGGTCGACGGCAACGATGGGTCGGCTTCGCACAGGTAGGGGAACTCGTCGAGGACGAGCAGCAGCGGGTCGTCCATGGACCGCGCGATCAGGTACCCGAGCGCGGTGTCCCACGTCTCGAAGTGCCCGAGGTCCAGCAGGTCGCCGGCCTGCGGCGGGACGACCGCGCGCACCCGCTCCTCCAGACGGCGCAGCGCCTCTCCGATCGGGGCCCGCGTGCCCGGCAGGAACACCGACGCCCGCTCGGTGGAGAAGTGGTCCAGCAGGGCGGTCTTGCCCACCCGACGACGTCCGCTGACCACGGCCATGCCCGGATCGCACGCACGGGTGAGGGCGCGCAGCTCTTGTTCACGGTTGACGAACTTCGGCATGACCGAAGTTTGGCAGAACCGATCAAGTGTAGGTGGGAGGTGTGACATCGAGGTCCGCGCCCACCCCCGACCCCGTGCCCTCGGGCTGCCGTCGAGCGGTCAGTCGACCGCGGCCAGCGCGGCGCGGAGCACCGCGTCGGCCGGCTGGGCGGCGTCGACGATCACGTCGGCGACCTCGCGGTACAGCGGACGCCGACGGCGGTCGAGGGTGCGGACGACCTCCTGCGGGTCGCCGTAGTCCGGCCGGTGGTCCGAGCTGGCCATGCGGGCGGCCAGCACCTCCGCCGGGGCGTCCAGCCACAGGACCAAGGCATCCGCCATCGCTGCACGGACCTCGGGCCGCTCGATGACCGACGCCGCGGCCGCGATGACCACCCTGTCCTCGGCGAGGGCGTCCAGCGCATGCTGCGCCTCGAGGTCGTGCAGGGTGGGCGCCTCGGGATCGGCCGCGACCAGCGCCGCTGCCGTCCGTCCCGTGGCGGCCTCGATGTCGATGTCGGAGTCCCGCAGCGGCCACCCGAGGTGCTGGGCGATGGCACTGGCGACGGTCGTCTTGCCCGCCCCCATGAGCCCGAGCACCACGACGGACCGCGGCGTCACGCCCTGCCGTCCGGTGGGTCCAGCCGGGCGAGCACCCGGTCCAGCTTCGCGTCGATCTCGGCCAGGCCCGGCGGGGCGGGGGGTGGCCCCGGGGTCGGATCGGTGCGCGACCCGGCGCCGTTGAGCAGCAGGTCGATCACGTCGTCGGCGGCCGCGACGAGGTCGTCGGGCCGCCCGGTCGCGGCGTGGCCGAGCAGCAGGTGTTCGGTCGTGCCGAAGAACGCATCACGCACGACCCGGGTGGGGACGTCCGGCCGCATGACCCCGGTGTGGACGAGGTCGTCGAGGAGGCGGTCGACGACCCGGGTGACCCGCCGGTTGCAGGCCCTGAACGCCTCCACGACCTCGTCGCTGGTCGTGCGGCGGCCCTGTCGCCCGAAGACGGCCATCAGGGGTTGGTGTGCAGCGGTGTGCGGCATCCACCAGCGTGCGAAGGCGGTCAGGCGGTCCAGCGGCGCATCGGCGGAGTCGATGACGGCGTCCATGTGCTGCAGCAGGTCGTCGTAGTAGTCCTGCATGACCGCGACGAGCAGCCCCGCCTTGGAGCCGAAGTGGAAGGCGATGGTGGGCTCGGACACCCCGGCGTCGGCCGCGATCCTGGCCCCCGTGGCCCGTTCGAACCCGTCGGCGGCGAACCGATCCCGTGCGGCGGCGACCACGGCGGCACGGGTGCGGTCGCCCCGTGTGCCGGTGTCGGGACGTCGGCCGGCTGCGGACGGGCCTGGCACGACGGTGTTCCTCCTCCAGCGGGTGCGGTCCCGACGGAGGATAGCCCCGGCCGCGTGTCGGGTCCTTGCGACGGGCGGCCCGTTGCCCGACACGCGTCAGCGGTCGATGACCGGCCACTCGCCGGTACGCGAGGGGTCGGGGTTCGGCACGTCGTCGGGACCGGGGCTGCGCATGGGCGCCGGGGGCGGCGACGAGGGACGCAGCGTCGACGGGTCGGGCGCCGCCTCGAGCAGGCGGGTGGTCGGCAGCGCGTGGGGGTGGTGCTCGGCCAGCCACACGAGGATCCCCTCGCGGACCGCGCACCGAAGGTCCCAGGCGTTGTGAGAGTTCTGGCTGCTGACGAGGCCGCGCACCTTCACCGTCGGCCCGGTCACCTCGATGACCTGCAGCACCGCCACGTCGCCGTCCCACAGCGGATGTTCCTCGACCTGGCGGTGGAACTCCTCCCGCATGGCACCCATCGGCACGCGGTGGTCGAGCTGCCACACCACGTCACCGATGATCTGGGCGCCGTACATCGACCAGTTCTCGAACGGCGTCGACACGAACCAGGAGGTGGGCAGGACGATCCGCCGGCGGTCCCAGGTGCGCACCACGACGTAGGTGAGGGACAGCTGCTCGATGTTGCCCCAGTGGCCCTCGACGACCACCACGTCGTCGATGCGGATCGGCTCGGCGACGGCGATCTGGATGCCCGCGACGATGTTGGCCAGCGTCGACTGCGCAGCCACACCGACGACCAGGCCCAGGATCCCCGCCGAGGCCAGGAGCGAGGTGCCGACCGTGCGTGCCGTCTCGAAGGTCAGCAGCACCGAGCCGAACCCGACCATGAGGATGAGCGCCGAGGAGATGCGGCGCAGGAGGATGGCGCGCGTCGTCCGGCCGCGCGCCCAGGAGTTGTCCTCGGCCTCCATGTCCAGGCCGGACAGGATCGACACCTCCACCGCCACGGCCAGGCGCATCAGGGTGACGGTGCCGGCGAGGATGGCCAGCACCAGGAGGAGGTGGGTGAGGCCCTCGGTGACTCCGTCGGGCAGCTCGGTGAACAACATCCCGCCGAGCAGGCCGACCAGCACCGACGTCGTCCGTGCCGGCCACTTGGCCCGCGCGGTTGCCTCCTGGGCGAACCGGTCCGATCGGCCCAGCCGGAAGATGGCCCGGACGGCCAGCAGGTGCACGCCGAGGGCGAGGATCCCGGCGATCGCCAGCACGCCGACGCTCAGGGCGGCGTTGGTGGCCTGTTCGACGAGTTCGGTTTCCGGCATGGGGGGTGGCGCCAGTCGGGGTGCGGGACGCGCCGTGCGGCCCCTTCTACCCCGCGAGCACCCACACAAACGGGAGGTGATGCGACCCCGCCACGCCGCCCGCTACCGTCCCGTCCATGACTGCCGACCGCTGCCTGGGCCTGCTGGGAGGGATGGCATGGCCGTCCACGCTGGAGGCCTACCGCCGCCTGAACCGCCTCGTGAACGACGCGCTCGGAGGGGTTCACTCCGCCGACCTGGTCGTCCGCTCCTTCGACTTCGCGGCGGTCGAGGCCCTGCAGGCCGACGGGGACTGGGACGGTGCCGGCCGGCTGCTGGGTGCGGCGGCCGGTGGACTCCGTGCCTGCGGTGCCGACGCGATCATGATCTGCACCAACACGATGCATCGCGTCGAGGCCGACGTGCGGCGCATCAGCGGGCTGCCGGTGCTGCACATCGCCGACGCCACCGCCGCCGCCGTGCGTGCGGCCGGGATCCAGCGCGTGGGGCTGCTGGGGACCGCCTACACGATGGAGGGGGACTTCTACCGAGGACGGCTCGGCGCCCACGGCCTGGAGGTGGTGGTCCCCGACGCCGCCGGCCGGGCCGCCATCCACGGCATCATCTACGACGAGCTGGTCAACGACGTGGTCACCGAGGACAGCCGCGCGGTCGCCCGCCAGCTCGTCCGGGACCTCGTCGCCGACGGCGCACGGGGGGTGATCGCCGGGTGCACCGAGATCGAGCTGCTCATCGGCGGCGACGACGTGGACGTCCCGTGGTTCCCGACCACGGAGATCCACGTCGACGCGGCGGCCGGATGGCTGCTCGGATGCCCGTTCCCGGGGCCCCCGCCGGGGAGCTGATCGGGTGGGTCGAACCCTCGACCCACACTTGACGTGTACTCGTGCCGGATACCCCTTGACGGGCTCGACGCACTACGGTGTCGTCCGACGCCGACGCCCGCTCCAGGGTTCGTGTCGTGTGCAGTCCGCACCGCCTTCCCGCCGGTCAGACCGGCACCCCTCTTCCCCGCATGATCCTTCCTCGCTCGTCTCCCCTTCGCTTCAGTGTCGGGCCGGTTCGCAGCCTGCCCTACATGCCGGCGCTCGATGGGCTGCGTGCGCTGGCCGTGATGGCCGTGATCGTCTACCACGCCGACGCGGCGTGGCTGCCGGGCGGGTACCTGGGGGTCGAGGTCTTCTTCGCCATCTCCGGCTACCTGATCACGGCGTTGCTGATCACCGAGTTCGACCGCACCGATCGGATCGACTTCGTCGACTTCTGGAAACGACGGGCCAAGCGGTTGCTGCCGGCGCTTGGGGTCCTGCTGATCGGCGTGGCCCTGCTGGCGATGTTCACGGCGCGTGATGCGCTCGGCAGCCTCTGGGGCCAGTCGGTCGCGGCGTCGACCTACGTGATGAACTGGTCGTTGATCGCGACCGAGCAGTCCTACTTCGAGTCCTTCGGTCGGCCGCCCCTGCTGCAGCACCTGTGGTCCCTCGCGATCGAGGAGCAGTTCTACCTGCTCATGCCGGCCCTCTTCCTGGCCGGCCGACGCCTGCTGGGCCGGCGGATCACGCTCGGCGTGGTGCTGGCCGGCATCGTGGCCTCGGTCACCCTGATGTGGACCGGGTTCGACCCGACGGTGGACCCCTCGCGGCTCTACTACGGCACCGACACCCGGGCGGCCGGCATCCTCGTCGGCGTCGCCATGGCCATGGTCTGGCGGCCGTGGGTGGCCGGCGGCCCGCTGACCGAACGCCTGCGGGCGTCCGCCTGGCCCGACATCGCCGGCGTGGCCGGACTACTCGTCATCGGCCACCAGCTGTGGACCCTCGGCGCCTACGACGCCCGGCTGTACCGCGGTGGGTTCCTGCTGATCGCCGTCGCCACCGTCGCGGTGGTCGCCGCCGTCGCCAACCCCGGCTCGTTGGTCGCCGTGCCGTTGTCGGCCAAGCCCCTTCGCTGGATCGGGCAGCGGTCCTACGGCCTGTACCTGTGGCACTGGCCGGTCTTCATGGTCCTTCGTCCGGGCGTGGACACCATCGTCTCCGAGCCGTGGCTGACCGTCCTGCGCCTCAGCGCCACCGTGGCGCTCGCCGAGCTGTCGTTCACCTTCATCGAGCGGCCGGTCCGGGAGGGCCGGTTCGGCCAGCAGGTCGTGGCGTTGTTCCGCAGCGCCCCCGAGACCCCGGTGCTGCGTCGCGGCGTGGCGATCGTGGCCATCTCCGGCATCTCGCTGTTCGCGGTCGGCAACGTGCAGCTGGCCCGGCAGAGCCCCGCGGCGGCGGCCCCCATCGAGCTGGCCACCACCGACGGCACGACCCCGTCCTACATCCCGAAGGGTGTCCGTGGTGAGGTCATGGTCGCCGAGCACGTCGACGGCCCGCCCACCCCGCTGTCCACCGACGAACCCGTCGACGAACCCCCCGCCGACCCCGACACGTTGCCGGCCTACGACTTCGGCCGCGTCTTCGTCGTCGGTGACAGCGTCATGGTCGGCGCCGCCGAGCAGGTGGAGACCCTCGACGGCGTCGTGATGGACGCCCGGATCGGTCGGCAGTGGCACGAGCTGCTGGAGATGCCGGAGGTCGATCCGGGACCCGACGATGCCGTCGTGATCCACCTCGGCAACAACGGCGCCGTCACCACCGACACCCTCGACGCCGTGCTGGAGCGCTTCTCCGACGCCGGTCGCGTGGTGCTGGTCACCGTCCGCGTGCCCCGTCCGTGGGAGTCCCAGGTGAACCGAGCGCTGTCCGGCGCCACCGGCCGGTACCCCAACACCGTCCTCGCCGACTGGCAGGGCGCCTCCGACGGGACCCCGAACTGGTTCGGCGGCGACGGCGTGCACCTGACGCAGAGCGGTGCCAAGGCCCTCCGCGACACGATCGCCTACGCCCTGCGGGTCGACTGACGCCGTTCGTCCCGGCAGGTCCGGGCGTCCGCGAGCGCCGTCAGCTGAGGACGTCGCGGCGCAGGAACCGCCACCAGGCGAACCCGAGGAACAGCGCCGCCCAGGGAATCTGCAGCCACATCCCGCGGACGAGGTCGCCCCATCGCGGTGGGTCGGCCAGCAGGCCCAGCCATGCCGAGGACTCGTGGACCGGCAACCACAT
This genomic window from Euzebya rosea contains:
- a CDS encoding mechanosensitive ion channel family protein, coding for MPETELVEQATNAALSVGVLAIAGILALGVHLLAVRAIFRLGRSDRFAQEATARAKWPARTTSVLVGLLGGMLFTELPDGVTEGLTHLLLVLAILAGTVTLMRLAVAVEVSILSGLDMEAEDNSWARGRTTRAILLRRISSALILMVGFGSVLLTFETARTVGTSLLASAGILGLVVGVAAQSTLANIVAGIQIAVAEPIRIDDVVVVEGHWGNIEQLSLTYVVVRTWDRRRIVLPTSWFVSTPFENWSMYGAQIIGDVVWQLDHRVPMGAMREEFHRQVEEHPLWDGDVAVLQVIEVTGPTVKVRGLVSSQNSHNAWDLRCAVREGILVWLAEHHPHALPTTRLLEAAPDPSTLRPSSPPPAPMRSPGPDDVPNPDPSRTGEWPVIDR
- a CDS encoding AAA family ATPase: MPKFVNREQELRALTRACDPGMAVVSGRRRVGKTALLDHFSTERASVFLPGTRAPIGEALRRLEERVRAVVPPQAGDLLDLGHFETWDTALGYLIARSMDDPLLLVLDEFPYLCEADPSLPSTLQARWDHRGESQLSIILAGSHVGLMEELVSTDAPLFGRPDMHLRLGPFSWRHAPLLVGGDDPDVWMEAFVTLGGMPRYLALWDPRHDAATNLAELLDGPGAPLGDEGTVVLQELTPGSAAARVLELVALDASTFTTIRDRAGLAPATTSEALTSLERLGLLDRITPAGEDPRRTRRVRYRVRDPFLRLWLGVVLPHRDAFELGRGAAVLRRKADRIAASQAAAWTGVAADWMAEQTGVSCGEWWGGPGEDVVDVLGVDGAHPVAAASCHWASGVDGGVWRDRILQAMPTRPDEVHVMARAGEGVLTPAALHR
- a CDS encoding shikimate kinase; the protein is MTPRSVVVLGLMGAGKTTVASAIAQHLGWPLRDSDIDIEAATGRTAAALVAADPEAPTLHDLEAQHALDALAEDRVVIAAAASVIERPEVRAAMADALVLWLDAPAEVLAARMASSDHRPDYGDPQEVVRTLDRRRRPLYREVADVIVDAAQPADAVLRAALAAVD
- a CDS encoding acyltransferase family protein, which translates into the protein MPALDGLRALAVMAVIVYHADAAWLPGGYLGVEVFFAISGYLITALLITEFDRTDRIDFVDFWKRRAKRLLPALGVLLIGVALLAMFTARDALGSLWGQSVAASTYVMNWSLIATEQSYFESFGRPPLLQHLWSLAIEEQFYLLMPALFLAGRRLLGRRITLGVVLAGIVASVTLMWTGFDPTVDPSRLYYGTDTRAAGILVGVAMAMVWRPWVAGGPLTERLRASAWPDIAGVAGLLVIGHQLWTLGAYDARLYRGGFLLIAVATVAVVAAVANPGSLVAVPLSAKPLRWIGQRSYGLYLWHWPVFMVLRPGVDTIVSEPWLTVLRLSATVALAELSFTFIERPVREGRFGQQVVALFRSAPETPVLRRGVAIVAISGISLFAVGNVQLARQSPAAAAPIELATTDGTTPSYIPKGVRGEVMVAEHVDGPPTPLSTDEPVDEPPADPDTLPAYDFGRVFVVGDSVMVGAAEQVETLDGVVMDARIGRQWHELLEMPEVDPGPDDAVVIHLGNNGAVTTDTLDAVLERFSDAGRVVLVTVRVPRPWESQVNRALSGATGRYPNTVLADWQGASDGTPNWFGGDGVHLTQSGAKALRDTIAYALRVD
- a CDS encoding aspartate/glutamate racemase family protein, giving the protein MTADRCLGLLGGMAWPSTLEAYRRLNRLVNDALGGVHSADLVVRSFDFAAVEALQADGDWDGAGRLLGAAAGGLRACGADAIMICTNTMHRVEADVRRISGLPVLHIADATAAAVRAAGIQRVGLLGTAYTMEGDFYRGRLGAHGLEVVVPDAAGRAAIHGIIYDELVNDVVTEDSRAVARQLVRDLVADGARGVIAGCTEIELLIGGDDVDVPWFPTTEIHVDAAAGWLLGCPFPGPPPGS
- a CDS encoding TetR/AcrR family transcriptional regulator, producing MPGPSAAGRRPDTGTRGDRTRAAVVAAARDRFAADGFERATGARIAADAGVSEPTIAFHFGSKAGLLVAVMQDYYDDLLQHMDAVIDSADAPLDRLTAFARWWMPHTAAHQPLMAVFGRQGRRTTSDEVVEAFRACNRRVTRVVDRLLDDLVHTGVMRPDVPTRVVRDAFFGTTEHLLLGHAATGRPDDLVAAADDVIDLLLNGAGSRTDPTPGPPPAPPGLAEIDAKLDRVLARLDPPDGRA